In Salmo salar chromosome ssa15, Ssal_v3.1, whole genome shotgun sequence, one genomic interval encodes:
- the atp5mj gene encoding ATP synthase F(0) complex subunit j, mitochondrial, producing MCILLLCVRQKKITDIPLRSATHCWLLFALDSDLLRTANHILKMAGRVFTSWWAKMSPYYTGAYQEMWVGLGVMTYLYYKVSYGGKKAVKGKPAH from the exons ATGTGCATTCTACTACTCTGCGTGCGGCAAAAGAAGATAACTGATATCCCACTACGCTCTGCGACACACTGTTGGCTGTTGTTTGCGTTGGACAGTGACCTTCTTCGCACCGCGAATCACATACTGAAG ATGGCAGGGCGTGTATTTACAAGCTGGTGGGCCAAGATGAGCCCTTACTACACTGGGGCGTACCAGGAGATGTGGGTCGGCCTGGGTGTCATGACATACCTGTACTACAAAGTCTCTTATGGGG GAAAGAAAGCGGTTAAAGGAA AGCCTGCACATTGA